One part of the Tolypothrix sp. NIES-4075 genome encodes these proteins:
- a CDS encoding DUF3040 domain-containing protein: MKSESDHYNELERREKELRQREVEIRLREMEADIYADNTPIYKTVKHQPENSRKLLRKKVILAAKLVAIGVAALVAVKIASIVAGIIIVTALTWISYKLFFDSKKKP; the protein is encoded by the coding sequence ATGAAATCAGAAAGCGATCATTATAATGAACTCGAACGTCGAGAAAAAGAACTGCGACAACGAGAAGTTGAAATACGACTCCGGGAAATGGAAGCTGATATCTATGCTGACAATACACCTATTTATAAAACTGTTAAACATCAGCCAGAAAATTCTCGAAAACTTTTGAGGAAAAAAGTTATTCTCGCTGCGAAGCTTGTCGCTATCGGTGTTGCAGCGCTGGTTGCTGTGAAAATAGCTTCAATTGTCGCAGGGATTATAATTGTCACTGCGCTGACGTGGATATCTTACAAACTATTTTTTGATTCTAAAAAAAAGCCTTAA
- a CDS encoding dynamin family protein → MNAQVDTDKFINDLERVAQVRSEISVCLSNIALTITKAELDVNTSGKLSLERDIEDITIASKNLKNGVFRLLVLGDMKRGKSTFLNALIGENLLPSDVNPCTAVLTVLRYGSKKKVTVHFNDGKSPQELDFASFKYKYTIDPTEAKKLEQEKKQAFPDVDYAVVEYPLPLLEKGIEIVDSPGLNDTEARNELSLGYINNCHAILFVMRASQPCTLGERRYLENYIKGRGLTVFFLINAWDQVKESLIDPDDEEELKASEDRLRQVFSANLAEYCYVDGQNVYEERVFEVSSIQALRRRLKNPQAGLKKTGFGEFMQALNTFLTRERAIAELRQVRTLARGACNHTREAIERRIPLLDQDVNELKKRIDSVEPEFSKLTNIRDEFQAEIIKTRDNQARAIADSFRSYVLNLGNTFETDFLRYQPELNLFDFLSSGKREAFNSALKKAFEQYITDKFAAWTLTAENEINAAFKQLTRSASQYGTSYSQVTDQITEKLTGEKVKLNSTTTEDDKSPSWAKWAMGLLSLSRGNLAGFAMAGAGFDWKNILLNYFTVIGIGGIITAVTGVFLGPIGFALLGLGVGFLQADQARKELVKTAKKELVKYLPQVAQEQSKTVHDAVKECFDSYEREVSKRINDDIASRKSELDNLLQQKTTREINRESELKRLNNLQEDVIFQLQKIEAAYSNLLAYYS, encoded by the coding sequence ATGAATGCTCAAGTTGATACTGACAAATTCATTAACGATTTAGAGCGTGTTGCTCAAGTGCGCTCAGAAATTTCGGTTTGTTTGAGTAATATTGCTCTGACAATTACTAAAGCTGAATTAGACGTAAATACATCAGGAAAGCTTAGTTTAGAACGAGATATTGAAGATATTACGATAGCGAGTAAAAATCTCAAAAACGGTGTATTTCGGCTTTTAGTTTTAGGAGATATGAAACGCGGAAAAAGCACCTTTCTCAACGCTTTGATTGGGGAGAATCTATTACCGAGTGATGTGAATCCCTGTACCGCAGTATTAACAGTGTTGCGATATGGTTCAAAAAAGAAAGTTACTGTTCATTTTAATGATGGCAAAAGTCCTCAAGAGCTAGATTTTGCCAGCTTTAAATATAAATATACTATCGACCCGACTGAAGCGAAGAAATTAGAACAAGAGAAAAAACAAGCATTTCCTGACGTTGATTATGCAGTTGTAGAGTATCCTTTACCGTTGTTAGAAAAGGGAATTGAAATTGTTGATAGTCCGGGTTTGAATGATACAGAAGCGCGAAACGAATTATCGTTAGGTTATATTAATAATTGTCATGCAATTCTCTTTGTGATGAGAGCGTCGCAACCTTGCACTTTGGGTGAGCGTCGCTATTTAGAAAATTATATTAAAGGTCGAGGATTGACTGTTTTCTTTTTAATCAATGCTTGGGATCAGGTGAAAGAATCATTGATCGATCCGGATGATGAAGAAGAATTAAAAGCTTCTGAAGACAGATTGCGGCAAGTATTCAGCGCAAATCTGGCAGAATATTGCTATGTAGATGGGCAAAATGTTTACGAAGAGCGTGTATTTGAGGTTTCGTCAATTCAAGCATTAAGACGACGGTTAAAAAATCCCCAAGCTGGGTTAAAAAAAACTGGCTTTGGAGAATTTATGCAAGCGCTGAATACTTTTTTGACTAGAGAACGTGCGATCGCCGAATTGCGTCAAGTTAGAACTTTAGCTAGAGGTGCTTGCAATCATACCCGCGAAGCAATTGAAAGGAGAATACCATTACTTGACCAAGATGTCAACGAATTGAAAAAAAGAATTGATTCAGTTGAGCCAGAATTTAGTAAACTGACAAATATTCGCGATGAATTTCAAGCGGAAATTATCAAAACTAGAGATAATCAAGCGAGAGCGATCGCTGATTCTTTTCGCAGCTACGTTTTAAATTTAGGCAATACCTTTGAAACTGATTTCTTGCGCTATCAACCCGAATTAAATCTGTTTGATTTTCTCAGCAGCGGTAAGCGCGAAGCATTTAATTCTGCACTTAAAAAAGCCTTTGAACAGTATATCACCGATAAATTTGCCGCTTGGACATTAACAGCTGAAAACGAGATAAATGCAGCTTTCAAACAACTTACTCGCAGCGCTTCCCAATATGGTACATCTTACAGTCAAGTCACAGACCAAATCACAGAAAAGCTAACTGGAGAAAAGGTCAAACTTAATTCTACCACTACTGAAGATGATAAGTCACCTTCATGGGCAAAATGGGCAATGGGGTTATTATCTTTATCTAGAGGAAATCTTGCCGGCTTTGCAATGGCAGGTGCAGGATTTGATTGGAAAAATATTTTGTTAAACTACTTTACTGTAATTGGTATTGGTGGGATAATTACAGCAGTCACAGGCGTTTTTCTCGGACCAATCGGATTTGCTTTACTTGGATTGGGTGTAGGATTTTTGCAAGCAGATCAAGCGCGGAAAGAGTTAGTGAAAACAGCAAAAAAAGAGTTAGTAAAATATCTGCCGCAAGTAGCACAGGAACAATCCAAAACTGTTCATGATGCAGTCAAAGAGTGTTTTGACTCTTATGAAAGAGAAGTGAGCAAGCGAATTAACGATGATATCGCTTCTCGCAAATCTGAGTTAGATAATTTACTTCAGCAAAAAACAACACGCGAGATTAATCGAGAAAGCGAGTTAAAACGGTTAAATAATTTGCAAGAAGATGTAATATTTCAATTGCAGAAAATTGAAGCAGCGTATAGCAATTTGTTAGCTTATTACAGCTAA